The window ACGGATGCGCCGGCACGATTCCACTCCAATGCGCCCGTGCGTGTCGCCGGTATTGATGTCGGATTCTGGAAAAATCAACAAAAAGACCGCACGTACCGGGGATCGCTGGAAATTCGTATCGGGCCGGATGCGCAACTCGAACTCTATGAACACATCGCCCTTGAATCGTACTTGGCCGGTGTATTGCCCGCGGAAATGCCGGCCGGGTGGCCCGCCGAAGCACTCAAGGCCCAAGCCGTTGCCGCGCGGAGCGAGGTGGTCGCCGCACTCGGCGGCAAACACGCCCTGGAAGGCTTCGACTTTTGCGGAAACGAGCATTGCCGGGCCTACGGCGGCGATAACGGACGCCAAAAAACCACGGATGACGCGGTGGCGGCCACCCGCGGCATGGTGCTCGTGGCGGAAGACCGGGTGGTTCCCGCCGTTTTTTCGGCCAATTGCGGCGGATGGACCGAGCACAACGATACCGTCTGGTCGGGACCACCGAACAACGCGTTGCGCGGTGTGCCCGATTTTCCCCCGAAGGCGAATCCCGCCCCAAACGGGCCCGAATCCCATGGATGGGCAAAATGGCTTAAAAGCACACCGGCGGCCTATTGCGCCGGAAATCGCGAATCGTTCCGGTGGACAAAGCGAATGACCGCCAAAGAACTGACCGATATCGTCAACAAGCGATATCCGGTCGGACCGGTTCGGGCCATCGAAACAGGCGACCGCGGCGTCAGCGGCCGCCTGAAATGGGTAAAAATCATTGGGACCAAGAAATCGGAGATCGTGCGAAAGGATCTCGACATCCGACTTGCATTTGGTGGTCTGAACAGTGCTATGTTTATGGTCGAGGCGCAAGGAAGGCCGGGTTCCCCCGATGCGTTTGTGTTTACGGGCGGCGGACGCGGCCACGGAGTGGGTTTGTGCCAAGACGGCGCGCGCGGAATGGCGAGCGCAGGCGCGACATATAGCGGTATATTGAAACATTATTTTGCCATGGCTGCACTCGCGAGGTTGCACTGAAATGGACTTGAACGCAATTCGTAACAAACCAATGCGGTTTGCCGTCGGTTTGATGTCCGGCACGTCCTGCGATGGCATTTCGGCGGCGCTCGTGCGCATCAAGGGGACCGGCGACAGCCTGCATCTCAAATTCATCAAACTGCTCCAGTTCCCGTATCCGTCCTATTTGCGTAATCGCCTGCTGAGTCCACAACTGACCGCGCAGGATATTTGCCTGCTCAATTTTGAATTGGGATCGCGTTTCGCCGATGCGGTGCTCGCGATGTTTCCCGTGGCGAAAGAGGCGGGCTGCACCATTGATTTCGTCGCATCACACGGCCATACGGTCGCTCATGTGCCCCCCCGGGGTGAAAAACCCCATGGCACGCTTCAAATCGGCGAGCCGGCGATTATCGCCGAACGAACCGGACTGCCGGTCATTTCCGATTTCCGAACGCGCGACATGGCGGCCGGCGGACAAGGCGCCCCGCTGGTTCCCTATGCAGACTGGGTATTGTTTGCCCGGCCGGATCGCTCGATTGTGTGCCTCAACATCGGGGGAATCGCGAACGTAACCGTGGTTACGCCGAATTTCGACGATATTCTCGCATTCGACACAGGCCCTGGAAATATGATTATTGACGGCACGGTGGGGCTGTTGACGCGCGGCGAGGAAAACATGGACACCGACGGCAAGGCCGCAGCCGAAGGTGTCGTTATCGAGGAGTTCCTCGATTATCTTCTGAGCCATCCCTATTTCGATCAATCCCCGCCTAAAAGCACCGGACGGGAAGAATTCGGCATCGAAGTCTATTTGCGCGACGCGCTGATGAGCCGGAAAAGCCAACCCTACGAGAATCTCGTCGCCACCGTGACGGCGGCCGTTGCCAAAAGCATCGTCAACGCATTCGACCGGTTCATCAAGCCCAAATACGACATTGCGCGTGTCGTCGTCAGCGGGGGCGGCGCGTACAACAAAACCCTTCTCGCGGGCATTCGCGAAGGGCTGCCCAACACGACTGTCCGCACGAGCGAACAATATGGCATACCGTCCATCGCGCGCGAAGCCGTGGCCTTCGCCATTTTGGGCAATGAAACCATTTGCGGCACGCCCGCCAATGTGCCCCAAGCCACCGGCGCCCGCCATGCCGCCATCCTCGGAAAGATTACGCCGGGCGTGTAGTCTGTCCTTCCAACAACCGAAATTCGGCGGCAAAGCGGAAAACTTCCGGCTTGTCTCATGGACGAGATGGGCTCAAGAAGCGGTGCATCTTTCGGGCGAAGTCCGCAGGGTTCACCACGTCCACGGTGTCCACACCTTCTCAACGGGCGTCTTGTTCCGCGCGTACATAGGCCCGCAGGGCATCGCGCCAATGCGGCATGATATCAATCCCTTGATCCTGCAAGCGTTTGTTGCACAGGACCGAATAGTTTGGGCGTTTGACGGGCGACGGGAAATCGGCGGATGTCGCCGGGAGGAGGTTCGCGGACGTGTTCGTTTCCTCGAAGATGGCTTTGGCAAAGTCATACCATGAGCACTCGCCGTTACACGTGGCGTGATACAGACCCGGTTTGCCCTTTTCGGCCACCAGCCGGATTTGCGCGGCAAGCGCGCGCGTGTAGGTGGGTGTGGTGATCTCATCCGTGACCACGCGGATCTCCGGGCGCGTCGCGGCCAAGTGGAGCATGAGTTGCACGAAATTCTTGCCGCCTTTGGCCACGCAAGGCGCATGGCCGTACAGGGCCGCCGTGCGCAGGATGACATGATCGGGACATTCCGCGGCCAGCAGGAATTCTCCGGCCAACTTGCTCGCCGCATACACGTTCAGCGGCGCGGGAAGATCCGTTTCGACATAGGGGCGTTTGCCTCCCGATCCAAACACATAATCGGTGCTGATATGCACCATGCGCGCGCCGCACGCGCGGCAAGCGGCGGCCATCGCGCGCACGGCCGCCGCGTTCACGGCAAAGGCCGTGGCGGGATCTTTCTCGCATTCCGGCACGTTGTGCGCCGCGGCGGTATTGACGACCAGGTCCGGCCGGGTTTCGTCCGCGATCAGCGCATGCACCGCATCCGTGTCGCGCAAGTCCACGCGATCGATATCAACGGAAATCAACTCCACGTCCGCATAGGCGGCGCAGACTTCCGTGCCGAGTTGCCCTTTTGCGCCGGTTACCAGGACCCGCATTAGAAAATGTTTCCAAGACGCCGCAAATGGGCCTGCATTTCAAGCAACAATTCGAGCCAGCGGATGTTGTAATACTTTGGATTGGCAAAATCCGCGTTGATGCCCGCCTTGACCTTGAGCGCCATATCGCGCGCGGAATCCTCGACCGAGACGATCGGGCGAAAGCCGAGCGCCGTTTCAATTTTCCGGGTGGATACGCGATAACTGCGCCCGCGCTGGCTGCCGTACTCGACCACAATGTCTATATCAACAATATCCTGCAATGCCTTCTTGACCCAGTGGGCCAATTCGAGAATGCGGTAGTTCTTGTGCGAAAGATTGAAGATCTGCCCGCCGACCACGCCCAAGTCCGCTTCAAGGCAGGCCAGATAGCACTTTGCCACATCCGTCACGTCCACCAGCGGCCGCCACATTTCCCCGCCGCAATGCACCGTCAGTTTGCGATCCTCGAAGGCCGATTTCACGAACGTGTTGATCACGAGATCGTAGCGCATGCGCGGGCTCCAGCCGTACACCGTTCCTTGGCGAAGAATCGTCGGTTGAAAGGTGTCGTCCGCCAATTTGAGCAGGATTTGCTCTGCGGCGAATTTGCTCGTTGCATAGGCCGCGCGCGGTTCGAGCGGCGAGGTCTCGTCCTGCAAGATGTCCTCTGCCATCAGACCCCGATCGTACACCGAACAACTCGACGCGAAGATGAACCGCTTGATGCCGCGCCGCTTGCACGCCTCGGCGATCGTTTGTGTCGCGACCGTGTTCATCCGGTGGTTGGCCTCCGGGTTGAATTCGGCGGTTGGATCGTTGCTCAGCCCCGCCAGATGAATCACGCCCTTGACACCGTCGAGCACGCTTTCATCCAAATCGCAGATGTCGCCCTCAACGATTTCGACCTGATTTTTCACCGCGTCCAACGGATACGAGCCGTACAGAAATTTGTCCAGCACGCGTACCGCGAATCCCTTGTCCAGCAACTCGCGCACCGCCACCGCGCCGATATACCCCGCGCCGCCCGTCAATAAAATCATGGTATTGGCTCCTTGTAAACATGGCGTTCCGCCGCCACGAACGATGTTGCCCGGAGTCTAAAGCACGACGGGGAAGATGTCAAACACGCAACGGGCCACGCGAAACCGGACAATGTGGATTATTGGCATGCGATCGGGCGCGCGTCATGTGCCGATTTCATCGCGGTGTTCGTACGGCCGCATATTCGGACCGGTATAAATTTGGCGCGGACGGTAGATTTTCTGGCCGGGCATCTGGTTCTGCTCGCGCCAGTGCGCTATCCAGCCGGGAATACGGCCAAGCGCAAACATGACCGTGAACATGTCAGTCGGAATGCCCATCGCGCGATACAGGATGCCGCTGTAGAAATCCACGTTCGGATACAGCTTGCGCTCGATAAAGAAATCGTCCTTCAGCGCCGCTTCCTCAATATTTT of the Candidatus Hydrogenedentota bacterium genome contains:
- a CDS encoding SDR family oxidoreductase, with protein sequence MILLTGGAGYIGAVAVRELLDKGFAVRVLDKFLYGSYPLDAVKNQVEIVEGDICDLDESVLDGVKGVIHLAGLSNDPTAEFNPEANHRMNTVATQTIAEACKRRGIKRFIFASSCSVYDRGLMAEDILQDETSPLEPRAAYATSKFAAEQILLKLADDTFQPTILRQGTVYGWSPRMRYDLVINTFVKSAFEDRKLTVHCGGEMWRPLVDVTDVAKCYLACLEADLGVVGGQIFNLSHKNYRILELAHWVKKALQDIVDIDIVVEYGSQRGRSYRVSTRKIETALGFRPIVSVEDSARDMALKVKAGINADFANPKYYNIRWLELLLEMQAHLRRLGNIF
- a CDS encoding SpoIID/LytB domain-containing protein, whose translation is MKILFPNPSPICVALVLFTLTTAFGVKGEETSESNTLTIQLAAARKELIVHADQPLVIEGNRKPLPPGAYTVQASGAHRAVQRFRLFAKTFPPGQLSEARQYAAQWKSQGYATDILPFGRVWKLESGQSADNRNWWVSIGCQPTLDKAKALKAALEKQSVWAWILPETIVQGRGKIHFRDSRGREICMTDAPARFHSNAPVRVAGIDVGFWKNQQKDRTYRGSLEIRIGPDAQLELYEHIALESYLAGVLPAEMPAGWPAEALKAQAVAARSEVVAALGGKHALEGFDFCGNEHCRAYGGDNGRQKTTDDAVAATRGMVLVAEDRVVPAVFSANCGGWTEHNDTVWSGPPNNALRGVPDFPPKANPAPNGPESHGWAKWLKSTPAAYCAGNRESFRWTKRMTAKELTDIVNKRYPVGPVRAIETGDRGVSGRLKWVKIIGTKKSEIVRKDLDIRLAFGGLNSAMFMVEAQGRPGSPDAFVFTGGGRGHGVGLCQDGARGMASAGATYSGILKHYFAMAALARLH
- a CDS encoding anhydro-N-acetylmuramic acid kinase, whose product is MDLNAIRNKPMRFAVGLMSGTSCDGISAALVRIKGTGDSLHLKFIKLLQFPYPSYLRNRLLSPQLTAQDICLLNFELGSRFADAVLAMFPVAKEAGCTIDFVASHGHTVAHVPPRGEKPHGTLQIGEPAIIAERTGLPVISDFRTRDMAAGGQGAPLVPYADWVLFARPDRSIVCLNIGGIANVTVVTPNFDDILAFDTGPGNMIIDGTVGLLTRGEENMDTDGKAAAEGVVIEEFLDYLLSHPYFDQSPPKSTGREEFGIEVYLRDALMSRKSQPYENLVATVTAAVAKSIVNAFDRFIKPKYDIARVVVSGGGAYNKTLLAGIREGLPNTTVRTSEQYGIPSIAREAVAFAILGNETICGTPANVPQATGARHAAILGKITPGV
- the rfbD gene encoding dTDP-4-dehydrorhamnose reductase, with translation MRVLVTGAKGQLGTEVCAAYADVELISVDIDRVDLRDTDAVHALIADETRPDLVVNTAAAHNVPECEKDPATAFAVNAAAVRAMAAACRACGARMVHISTDYVFGSGGKRPYVETDLPAPLNVYAASKLAGEFLLAAECPDHVILRTAALYGHAPCVAKGGKNFVQLMLHLAATRPEIRVVTDEITTPTYTRALAAQIRLVAEKGKPGLYHATCNGECSWYDFAKAIFEETNTSANLLPATSADFPSPVKRPNYSVLCNKRLQDQGIDIMPHWRDALRAYVRAEQDAR